In Streptomyces sp. NBC_00306, a single genomic region encodes these proteins:
- a CDS encoding MetQ/NlpA family ABC transporter substrate-binding protein, whose product MRKRAIAAVAATGALALALTACGSGPGKGGGDAKTLVVGATAVPAGEVLDFIAKDLAEKEGLDLQVKEFTDYVLPNTALAEGQLDANLYQNAPFLENFNTTKGTDLVPVTEAYLPPMGVYAEKLDDIAELPAGATVAVPNETTNEGRALLLLASQGVITLKEGAGVTADPADITSNPKKLKFKELEPAQLPRVLGDVDAAVINSNYALDAGLDPKKDAVLLESAEGNEYANVLAVKKGDEDDPRVKKLVTLLHSPEVKKFIQDTYKGSVLPAAAG is encoded by the coding sequence ATGCGCAAGCGGGCCATCGCGGCCGTCGCCGCGACCGGGGCACTCGCCCTGGCGCTGACGGCGTGCGGTTCGGGACCGGGCAAGGGCGGCGGTGACGCGAAGACCCTCGTCGTCGGCGCCACCGCCGTGCCGGCCGGTGAGGTACTCGACTTCATCGCCAAGGACCTCGCCGAGAAGGAGGGCCTGGACCTCCAGGTCAAGGAGTTCACGGACTACGTCCTGCCCAACACCGCACTCGCGGAAGGGCAGCTGGACGCGAACCTGTACCAGAACGCCCCGTTCCTGGAGAACTTCAACACGACGAAGGGCACCGACCTCGTCCCCGTCACCGAGGCCTATCTGCCTCCGATGGGGGTGTACGCCGAGAAGCTCGACGACATCGCCGAGCTGCCCGCGGGTGCGACCGTCGCCGTGCCGAACGAGACCACCAACGAGGGCCGGGCGCTCCTGCTGCTGGCCTCCCAGGGGGTCATCACGCTCAAGGAGGGGGCCGGCGTCACCGCCGACCCCGCGGACATCACGTCCAATCCGAAGAAGCTGAAGTTCAAGGAACTGGAGCCGGCGCAGCTGCCGCGTGTCCTCGGTGACGTGGACGCGGCGGTGATCAACAGCAACTACGCGCTCGACGCGGGGCTCGACCCCAAGAAGGACGCCGTGCTGCTGGAGAGCGCCGAGGGCAACGAGTACGCCAACGTCCTCGCCGTGAAGAAGGGCGACGAGGACGATCCGCGGGTGAAGAAGCTCGTCACGCTGCTGCACTCGCCCGAGGTGAAGAAGTTCATCCAGGACACCTACAAGGGCTCCGTCCTGCCGGCCGCCGCGGGCTAG
- a CDS encoding MetQ/NlpA family ABC transporter substrate-binding protein, which produces MRNTAKITTAVLAAGALTLGLSGCGSDSGSSADADAPLVVAASSVPHAEILNYVKDNLAAKDGLKLEVKEFTDYVTPNTATESGEVGANYFQHKPYLDDFNKKNGTHIVPVATVHLEPLGLYSNKVKKIADLKNGATVALPNDTTNEARALKLLALNGVIKLKAGAGNDATPKDIAENPKKIQFKEIEAAQVPRSLDDVDAAVINGNYAVESKLSPKDDSLVLESAKGNPYGNFLAVKKGNEKDPRVVKLAKLLKSPEVKKFIEDTYEGSVVPAV; this is translated from the coding sequence GGAGCCCTCACCCTCGGGCTCTCCGGCTGCGGCTCCGACTCCGGTTCCTCCGCCGACGCCGACGCTCCGCTCGTCGTCGCCGCGAGCTCCGTCCCGCACGCCGAGATCCTGAACTACGTCAAGGACAACCTCGCGGCGAAGGACGGCCTCAAGCTGGAGGTCAAGGAGTTCACCGACTACGTGACGCCGAACACGGCCACCGAGAGCGGTGAGGTGGGTGCCAACTACTTCCAGCACAAGCCGTACCTCGACGACTTCAACAAGAAGAACGGCACGCACATCGTGCCCGTCGCCACGGTGCACCTGGAGCCCCTCGGCCTGTACTCCAACAAGGTCAAGAAGATCGCCGACCTGAAGAACGGCGCCACGGTCGCGCTGCCGAACGACACCACCAACGAGGCGCGCGCCCTCAAGCTGCTCGCCCTCAACGGCGTCATCAAGCTCAAGGCCGGCGCGGGCAACGACGCGACGCCCAAGGACATCGCCGAGAACCCCAAGAAGATCCAGTTCAAGGAGATCGAGGCCGCCCAGGTGCCGCGCTCGCTCGACGACGTCGACGCCGCCGTGATCAACGGCAACTACGCCGTGGAGTCCAAGCTCAGCCCCAAGGACGACTCCCTCGTCCTCGAGTCCGCCAAGGGCAATCCGTACGGCAACTTCCTCGCGGTCAAGAAGGGCAACGAGAAGGACCCGCGCGTGGTGAAGCTCGCCAAGCTGCTGAAGTCGCCCGAGGTGAAGAAGTTCATCGAGGACACGTACGAGGGCTCCGTGGTCCCGGCCGTCTGA
- the cbiE gene encoding precorrin-6y C5,15-methyltransferase (decarboxylating) subunit CbiE: protein MADRVTVIGWDGSPLTAAARSALSAATLVAGAAHHLALPEVPRDAERIRLGSVDLAARRIAVHRGSAVVLADGDPGFFGVVRTLRAPEHGLEVEVVPGVSSVATAFARAGMPWDDAQVVVAHSRTLRRAVNVCRAHTKVAVLTSPGAGPAELALLLEGVHRTFVICEELGTDREQVTVLTSDKAADHVWRDPNVVIVIGGTGSTTVQGSGWIAGREPGYPSGTRGWALPTESYAQDGDERESGGEGESEQLRAAQLARLGPRVGDLVWDIGCGSGALAAEAARFGAAVIAVDADARNCARTDAAARGAGVQMQIVNAQAPHVLERLPEPDVVRIGGGGVPVVTACADRRPERIVTHASTRDEAEAIGEALAAGGYIVECALLQSVELDPEGWAERERSVVFLLSGRQPDRAH from the coding sequence ATGGCCGACCGCGTCACGGTGATCGGCTGGGACGGTTCGCCCCTCACCGCCGCGGCCAGGTCCGCCCTCTCCGCCGCCACGCTGGTGGCCGGGGCGGCCCACCATCTCGCGCTCCCGGAGGTGCCACGGGACGCCGAGCGCATCCGGCTCGGCAGTGTCGACCTCGCCGCCAGGCGGATCGCGGTCCACCGTGGCAGCGCCGTCGTCCTCGCCGACGGCGACCCGGGCTTCTTCGGCGTCGTCCGCACCCTGCGGGCCCCCGAGCACGGCCTGGAGGTCGAGGTCGTGCCCGGCGTCTCCTCCGTCGCCACCGCCTTCGCCCGCGCGGGGATGCCCTGGGACGACGCCCAGGTGGTCGTCGCCCACAGCCGTACCCTGCGACGCGCCGTCAACGTCTGCCGCGCACACACCAAGGTCGCCGTCCTCACCTCCCCGGGCGCGGGCCCCGCCGAGCTCGCCCTCCTGCTGGAAGGCGTCCACCGCACCTTCGTCATCTGCGAGGAGCTGGGCACCGACCGCGAGCAGGTCACCGTCCTCACCTCCGACAAGGCCGCCGACCACGTGTGGCGCGACCCCAACGTCGTGATCGTCATCGGCGGCACGGGCAGCACCACCGTCCAGGGCAGCGGCTGGATCGCGGGCCGCGAGCCCGGCTATCCGTCCGGGACGCGCGGCTGGGCGCTGCCCACCGAGTCCTACGCGCAGGACGGCGACGAGCGGGAGAGCGGAGGCGAGGGGGAGTCGGAGCAGCTGCGCGCCGCCCAACTGGCCCGCCTCGGGCCCCGTGTCGGCGACCTCGTCTGGGACATCGGCTGCGGCAGCGGCGCCCTCGCCGCCGAGGCGGCCCGCTTCGGTGCCGCGGTGATCGCCGTCGACGCCGACGCGCGCAACTGCGCCCGTACCGACGCTGCCGCACGCGGCGCCGGCGTCCAGATGCAGATCGTGAACGCCCAGGCACCCCATGTGCTGGAGCGGCTGCCCGAACCCGATGTCGTACGGATCGGGGGCGGCGGGGTCCCCGTCGTCACCGCCTGCGCCGACCGGCGGCCGGAACGCATCGTCACCCACGCGTCGACCCGCGACGAGGCCGAGGCGATCGGCGAGGCACTCGCCGCCGGCGGATACATCGTCGAATGCGCGCTCCTCCAGAGCGTCGAACTGGACCCCGAGGGCTGGGCGGAGCGCGAACGGTCCGTCGTCTTCCTGCTCTCCGGACGGCAGCCCGACCGCGCCCACTGA
- a CDS encoding GNAT family N-acetyltransferase → MTTTFPDVSISTERLVLRPFEEADIPALTEMMNDEMVTAWTSVPQPYTTTDAERWVRRIAPSERTQGRGIALAVTEFLTQRLVGMVHLRNTDWRTLATEVAYVTAPWARGEGYATESVLAMAQWLFRVQRFERMELRTPADNTASQQVAQKIGCISEGVLRNAWIARTQTADGGWADIRTDLIVWSLLSEDLEGVTDQLADSGYASFTDWN, encoded by the coding sequence ATGACTACCACCTTCCCGGACGTGTCCATCAGCACGGAGCGGTTGGTGCTGCGCCCCTTCGAAGAGGCCGACATCCCGGCGCTCACCGAGATGATGAACGACGAGATGGTCACGGCCTGGACGTCCGTGCCCCAGCCGTACACCACGACGGACGCCGAGCGCTGGGTGCGCAGGATCGCTCCTTCTGAACGTACACAAGGCCGCGGGATCGCCCTGGCCGTCACCGAATTCCTCACTCAGCGGCTCGTCGGCATGGTGCACCTGCGGAACACCGACTGGCGCACACTCGCCACCGAGGTCGCCTATGTCACCGCCCCCTGGGCGCGCGGCGAGGGATACGCCACCGAATCCGTCCTGGCCATGGCCCAGTGGCTGTTCCGTGTACAGCGCTTCGAACGCATGGAACTGCGCACCCCCGCCGACAACACCGCCTCCCAGCAGGTCGCCCAGAAGATCGGCTGCATCAGCGAGGGTGTCCTGCGGAACGCCTGGATAGCGCGGACACAGACGGCCGACGGCGGCTGGGCCGACATCCGCACCGACCTGATCGTCTGGAGCCTGCTGTCCGAGGACCTCGAAGGCGTCACGGACCAGCTGGCGGACTCCGGCTACGCATCGTTCACCGACTGGAACTGA